A stretch of DNA from bacterium:
CTTTTCAGGGTTTTTCCATGGCGCTGGGGGGCCGCGTCGGTACTGGCAATATCACCGGCGTCGCCAGTGCTATTTTTTTTGGCGGCCCGGGCGCCGTGTTCTGGATGTGGGCCATCGCATTTCTCGGCGCCGGCTCTGCATACATTGAATCCGCGTTGGCGCAGGTATGGAAAGAGGAGATTCATGGCGAGTATCGCGGCGGTCCGGCCTATTATATGGAAAGAGGGCTGCGCAACAAAAAGCTGGGCTTTGCCTTTGCCGTTCTGACAATCCTGTCCTGCGGCGTGTTGCTTCCCGGCATTCAATCCAACTCGTTTGCCACTGCTGCCACAGCCTCCTTCGGCATTGATCCGTTATACATTGCATTTTTATACAGCGGTTTGCTCGGCTGGGTGATATTCGGCGGCGGCCGGCGTATTGCCAAAACAGCCGAGATGATCGTTCCGTTCATGGCCGTGGGCTACATCCTGCTGGCCCTTTTCATATTATTGATTCATTTCGAAAGAATCCCTCAAGTTTTTCATCTGATATTCAGCAGTGCGTTCAATCGTCATGCTGTTTATGGCGCGATTTTCGGTTCAGCAATCAGCTGGGGCGTCAAGCGGGGCATTTTTTCCAATGAGGCGGGACAGGGCACCGGCGCCCAGGCGGCCGGCGCGGCGGAGGTCTCGCATCCGGCCAAGCAGGGTCTGGTCCAGACCTTTTCGGTGTATGTCGACACCCTGTTCATCTGCACTGCCACGGCCATCATGATCATTTCCACCAATGCGTTCAATGTGGCCAATCCAGCGGGTGGATTTCTCACGGAAAACATTCCGGGCATCGTTTACGGCAATTTCACTCAGACGGCGGTCAACAGCGAGGTGCCCGGATTCGGCGGCGGCTTTGTGTCCATCGCCTTGCTGTTTTTTACTTTCAGCACCGTACTGGCCTATGCGTTTTATGTCGATTCGAATGTCGGCTACATTTTCAGGGAAAACAGCACCGGCTGGGGGTACCGCATCACCCTTACGCTTTCGCGTTTTGTCATCTGTATCATGACCTTCATCGGCACCATCATGTCCGCCAATATGGTATGGAACTTTGGTTCCGCCGGCGTTGGCGCCATGGCCTGGTTCAATGTGATCGTGATTCTGCTATTGACCAAACCAGGCATCCGGACATTGAAGGATTATGAACAACAGAAAAAAATGGGGCTGGACCCGGTTTTTGTCCCGGAGCGCTGCGGCATCGAGGGGGCGGAATTGTGGACAGAGATTGCGGCAAAGAACTATCCGCAACAATTGGCCGCGTTGAAAGAAAAGGAGGCGAAGAAAGCCTAGCCGGACCTGTGCTTCCGCTGCAGGGCGATGGAGGCATTCCCGTAAAAGGCTGAAAGATTCATTGCCGGCATGCTCTCGTAAAATTTACCAACGCTCCACCTTGTCTGCTCACACCGAGATGTGAAAGCATTTTTGCGTTGGACTCTGGTCTCGTTCAAGAGCCTTTTTGAACAGGCGGATGATCGAGGATATATCCGATATCCATAATATACAGCTGCCTGCCGAAACCTTCATGGGTAGCGTCGATGGACACCATCCGGCCGCTCCGGTTGCAGCGTGCATGCAGATCAACACGAAAAATACCTCGTTTCGCCGCCATCGCTTTTAGCTTGGCCAATGGAACAAAC
This window harbors:
- a CDS encoding alanine:cation symporter family protein gives rise to the protein MDLLKLSESLDGFFWGKVIVFLCLFAGIYFSILMRFPQLRLIRDMVGQLLGGKSSEKGVSSFQGFSMALGGRVGTGNITGVASAIFFGGPGAVFWMWAIAFLGAGSAYIESALAQVWKEEIHGEYRGGPAYYMERGLRNKKLGFAFAVLTILSCGVLLPGIQSNSFATAATASFGIDPLYIAFLYSGLLGWVIFGGGRRIAKTAEMIVPFMAVGYILLALFILLIHFERIPQVFHLIFSSAFNRHAVYGAIFGSAISWGVKRGIFSNEAGQGTGAQAAGAAEVSHPAKQGLVQTFSVYVDTLFICTATAIMIISTNAFNVANPAGGFLTENIPGIVYGNFTQTAVNSEVPGFGGGFVSIALLFFTFSTVLAYAFYVDSNVGYIFRENSTGWGYRITLTLSRFVICIMTFIGTIMSANMVWNFGSAGVGAMAWFNVIVILLLTKPGIRTLKDYEQQKKMGLDPVFVPERCGIEGAELWTEIAAKNYPQQLAALKEKEAKKA